Proteins from a genomic interval of Paenibacillus lentus:
- the purK gene encoding 5-(carboxyamino)imidazole ribonucleotide synthase produces MSDSSRAVNRAASQEARSGSAEQLHSERFGAVIPPGSTIGVLGGGQLGRMMTLAGTNLGYRFVTLDPTPSSPCGQVAEQIVARYNDQEAARRLAECSDVITYEFENVDAEVAELLEEMSYVPQGSQLLYTTQHRLREKRAVEAAGATVAPYAEIGSEQQLREAVARLGIPSVLKTATGGYDGKGQWVIRSEAEIGPAYAELSQAGTELVLEQFIPFVKEVSVIAARSPRGEIRTFPVAENIHVDNILHASIVPARIDEEVQREAERLAARIAESMGAVGLLAVEMFLTGDGRIYVNELAPRPHNSGHYTMEACTTSQFEQHVRAVCNLPLGDTKLLTPVVMANVLGEHIEAVTEAVATGKWGSLDPDSSVSSKVVPKVHLYGKAGSAPKRKMGHVNMLCSDVQEGIDFIHQSTIWRNQLI; encoded by the coding sequence ATGAGCGATTCTTCTAGAGCAGTGAACCGAGCTGCGAGTCAAGAAGCTAGGAGCGGCAGCGCTGAACAGTTGCATAGCGAACGATTCGGAGCAGTCATTCCGCCGGGCTCCACGATCGGTGTTCTTGGAGGCGGTCAGCTCGGGCGGATGATGACGCTGGCTGGGACCAACCTCGGCTATCGCTTTGTTACGCTAGACCCGACGCCGTCATCGCCATGTGGACAAGTAGCAGAGCAGATCGTCGCCCGTTATAACGATCAGGAGGCGGCTAGAAGGCTGGCTGAGTGTTCGGACGTGATCACGTACGAATTCGAGAACGTGGACGCGGAAGTGGCGGAGCTGCTCGAAGAGATGTCGTACGTTCCGCAAGGCAGCCAGCTTCTATATACGACACAGCATCGGCTTCGTGAGAAGCGGGCCGTAGAAGCGGCAGGAGCTACGGTAGCGCCCTATGCGGAGATCGGCAGTGAGCAGCAGCTGCGCGAGGCGGTGGCAAGGCTGGGAATTCCCAGCGTACTGAAGACCGCGACAGGCGGCTATGACGGCAAAGGGCAATGGGTGATTCGCTCTGAAGCAGAGATCGGTCCGGCCTATGCGGAGCTGAGTCAAGCGGGCACGGAGCTCGTGCTGGAGCAATTTATTCCTTTCGTGAAGGAAGTGTCTGTTATTGCGGCCCGCAGCCCGCGCGGCGAAATTCGAACATTCCCAGTTGCCGAGAACATCCATGTGGATAATATATTGCATGCCTCGATCGTTCCGGCAAGAATCGACGAGGAAGTGCAGCGTGAAGCAGAACGGCTGGCCGCACGGATCGCGGAATCAATGGGAGCCGTTGGCCTTCTCGCCGTAGAAATGTTTCTGACCGGAGACGGGAGAATTTACGTGAATGAGTTGGCGCCGCGCCCGCATAACTCGGGGCATTATACGATGGAGGCTTGCACGACATCGCAATTCGAGCAGCATGTCCGGGCGGTCTGCAATTTACCGCTCGGCGATACGAAGCTGTTGACGCCAGTTGTCATGGCGAACGTGCTCGGCGAGCATATCGAGGCCGTGACGGAAGCTGTAGCGACGGGGAAATGGGGCTCGTTGGATCCCGATAGCTCAGTATCATCGAAAGTGGTGCCAAAGGTGCATTTATACGGCAAAGCCGGATCGGCACCCAAACGCAAAATGGGACATGTCAATATGCTGTGCAGCGATGTGCAGGAAGGCATTGATTTTATACACCAATCTACCATTTGGAGGAACCAGCTCATATGA
- the purS gene encoding phosphoribosylformylglycinamidine synthase subunit PurS: MIKASVYVTIKQSVLDPQGVAVQGALHSMGFAEVESVRIGKYLELQLDTNDRNEAEARVKEMCEKLLANTVVEDYRFELEG, encoded by the coding sequence ATGATTAAAGCGTCTGTTTATGTCACCATCAAGCAAAGCGTACTTGATCCGCAAGGAGTTGCCGTACAAGGTGCCCTGCATTCTATGGGATTTGCAGAGGTGGAAAGTGTCCGTATCGGTAAGTATTTGGAGCTGCAGCTGGATACCAATGATCGCAACGAGGCAGAAGCCCGCGTCAAAGAGATGTGTGAGAAGCTGTTGGCCAACACGGTCGTCGAAGATTACCGCTTTGAATTGGAGGGCTAA
- a CDS encoding phosphoribosylaminoimidazolesuccinocarboxamide synthase — translation MESQAISTATVLVNAPLLYKGKVRELYDWGEHYLIVVTDRISAFDYVLEPAVPDKGSVLNRLSAHWFSLTGDLINNHVVHADLDLLGDMVKPEYKHLLQDRIMVARRADRIPVECVVRGYVTGGGWRQYVKTGEINGKKLPAGLRKNARLPEPIFTPSAKNDVGHDEDISFERMTELVGTELAEQLCTRSIELYEFARQYCDQRGIILADCKLEFGLVEGELILIDEIFTPDAARFWAKENYVLDMDIESMDKEPVRTYLAGSGWDKNSKPSPLPPSIVEETARRYREIFYRLTGQRLTEDY, via the coding sequence ATGGAATCACAGGCGATTTCCACGGCGACGGTGCTTGTAAACGCACCACTGCTATATAAAGGTAAAGTCCGGGAGCTGTACGATTGGGGAGAGCACTATCTGATCGTGGTGACAGATCGCATTTCAGCTTTCGATTACGTATTGGAGCCGGCCGTGCCTGACAAGGGCAGCGTTCTCAACCGTCTCAGTGCACATTGGTTCTCGCTAACCGGCGATCTTATTAATAATCATGTTGTCCATGCCGATTTAGACCTGCTTGGGGATATGGTGAAGCCGGAGTACAAGCATCTGTTGCAGGATCGAATCATGGTCGCCCGCAGAGCCGACCGCATTCCTGTTGAATGTGTCGTGCGGGGCTATGTCACGGGAGGCGGCTGGAGGCAATATGTGAAGACCGGGGAGATCAATGGCAAGAAGCTACCAGCAGGTCTAAGAAAGAACGCCAGGCTGCCAGAGCCGATATTTACGCCTTCCGCGAAAAATGATGTCGGTCATGATGAGGACATCTCCTTCGAGCGGATGACGGAACTGGTCGGGACAGAGCTTGCCGAGCAGCTGTGCACCCGAAGCATAGAGCTGTATGAGTTTGCTCGCCAGTACTGCGACCAGCGGGGAATTATCCTCGCGGACTGCAAGCTGGAATTCGGCTTGGTGGAGGGCGAGCTTATCCTGATCGACGAAATTTTCACCCCGGATGCGGCACGTTTCTGGGCCAAGGAAAATTACGTGCTCGATATGGATATCGAGAGCATGGATAAAGAGCCTGTGCGGACTTATTTAGCCGGTTCCGGCTGGGACAAGAACAGCAAGCCTTCGCCTTTGCCCCCATCTATCGTTGAGGAGACGGCCCGCCGATATCGGGAAATATTTTATCGCCTGACCGGTCAGAGGTTAACTGAGGATTACTGA
- the purQ gene encoding phosphoribosylformylglycinamidine synthase subunit PurQ: MKFAVLVFPGSNCDIDCYKAVEDTIGEPVDYVWHTATDLSAYDCILVPGGFSYGDYLRCGAIARFAPVMAEVAKAAEQGKYILGICNGFQILTEAGLLPGTLRRNSSLKFRCHDTVLRVENNDNPFTTQYQKGEEIHIPIAHGEGNYYCDEETHAQLKANNQIIFRYVDNPNGSVDDIAGVSNERGNVVGMMPHPERAVDSLLGSEDGKRMFTSILKAWRDRHESASVR; the protein is encoded by the coding sequence ATGAAATTCGCAGTACTCGTATTTCCCGGTTCCAACTGTGATATCGACTGCTATAAAGCCGTTGAAGACACAATAGGCGAGCCAGTCGATTATGTGTGGCACACGGCCACAGATCTTTCCGCTTATGACTGTATTCTTGTTCCTGGCGGGTTCTCTTATGGCGACTATCTGCGCTGCGGGGCGATTGCAAGGTTCGCTCCAGTCATGGCCGAGGTAGCTAAAGCCGCCGAGCAAGGCAAATATATTCTCGGCATTTGCAATGGATTTCAAATTTTGACCGAGGCCGGATTGCTTCCTGGCACACTGCGCCGCAACTCTTCGCTGAAATTCCGCTGCCATGATACCGTGCTTCGCGTAGAGAACAATGATAATCCGTTCACTACCCAATACCAGAAGGGCGAGGAGATTCATATTCCGATTGCTCATGGCGAGGGGAACTACTATTGCGATGAAGAGACGCATGCGCAATTGAAGGCGAATAATCAAATTATTTTCCGTTATGTGGATAATCCAAATGGTTCCGTAGACGATATTGCGGGAGTATCCAATGAGCGCGGGAACGTTGTGGGCATGATGCCGCATCCTGAGCGTGCAGTGGACAGCCTGCTTGGATCAGAGGACGGAAAACGTATGTTTACATCGATATTAAAGGCTTGGAGGGATCGGCATGAGTCAGCAAGTGTCCGCTAA
- the purL gene encoding phosphoribosylformylglycinamidine synthase subunit PurL, with the protein MSQQVSAKEPNAEQIAEQQIYKQMGVSDSEYELICGFLGRKPNYTEIGVFSVMWSEHCAYKNSKPLLRRFPTEGPRVLMGPGEGAGIVDIGDNQAVVFKIESHNHPSAVEPYQGAATGVGGIIRDIFSMGARPVALLNSLRFGKLESDRVKYLFEHVVSGIAGYGNCIGIPTVGGEVVFDDAYDGNPLVNAMCVGLIEHDKIQRGVAKGVGNPVFYVGPPTGRDGIHGATFASEELTEESESKRTAVQVGDPFMEKLVMEACLELINSGIVLGIQDMGAAGLTCSSAEMASKAGNGLELYLDEVPQREEGMTPYEMMLSESQERMLFVVEPKDEAQAMEIFERWGVVCAKVGKVTDDGRLRLIHRGEVVGDMPVTALVDECPIYNKPSAVPAYYEENANVDTLRYDEVTDLNGALDKVLSSPSVASKAWVYNQYDYMVRTSTAVQPGSDAAVVTIRGTRKGLAMTTDCNGRFVYLDPEVGGRIAVSEAARNVVCSGAEPLAITDNLNFGSPEKPDIFWQMEKAVDGMAEACRVLDAPVIGGNVSLYNENSKGAIYPTPVVGMVGLVHDIDHITTQGFKAEGDVVFLLGETFAELGGSEFQAVVHGVTEGRPPALDLNVEKKLLDGVLAAIQKGLVQSAHDLSEGGLAVALAESCISGHLGAKVNLPTELRPDFALFSESQSRILLSATPDKAAELEQLIASYGVPVQNIGQVTGDNLEISVNARSVLNRPVSELKQVWEDVIPCLMQ; encoded by the coding sequence ATGAGTCAGCAAGTGTCCGCTAAAGAACCGAATGCAGAACAAATCGCAGAACAGCAAATTTATAAACAAATGGGCGTATCGGACAGTGAGTACGAGCTGATTTGCGGATTTCTAGGACGTAAACCAAACTACACGGAAATCGGCGTATTCAGCGTCATGTGGTCTGAGCACTGTGCTTATAAAAATTCTAAACCGCTGCTTCGTCGTTTTCCGACCGAAGGTCCACGCGTTCTGATGGGACCAGGTGAAGGCGCTGGAATCGTAGATATTGGCGATAACCAGGCGGTTGTATTTAAAATCGAAAGCCATAACCATCCCTCTGCAGTTGAACCGTACCAAGGGGCGGCGACAGGCGTGGGCGGCATTATCCGTGATATTTTCTCTATGGGCGCAAGACCGGTTGCACTCCTTAACTCCCTGCGCTTCGGCAAGCTGGAAAGCGACCGCGTAAAGTATTTGTTCGAGCACGTCGTATCCGGGATTGCCGGTTATGGCAACTGTATCGGTATTCCGACGGTTGGCGGCGAAGTGGTGTTTGACGATGCCTATGACGGTAATCCGCTGGTTAACGCGATGTGCGTAGGACTGATCGAACATGATAAAATTCAGCGCGGCGTCGCGAAGGGCGTAGGCAACCCGGTGTTTTATGTGGGGCCTCCGACAGGCCGCGACGGTATTCATGGGGCAACATTTGCTTCGGAAGAGTTGACGGAAGAGTCTGAATCGAAGCGGACGGCTGTACAGGTCGGCGATCCATTTATGGAGAAGCTGGTGATGGAGGCATGTCTGGAGCTGATAAACTCCGGTATCGTACTGGGTATTCAGGATATGGGCGCCGCGGGTCTAACCTGCTCCAGTGCGGAGATGGCAAGTAAGGCTGGTAACGGTCTGGAGCTGTATTTGGATGAGGTGCCACAGCGTGAAGAAGGTATGACGCCATATGAAATGATGCTGTCCGAGTCGCAAGAGCGCATGTTGTTCGTCGTCGAGCCGAAGGATGAGGCTCAGGCGATGGAGATTTTTGAGCGCTGGGGCGTAGTTTGCGCCAAAGTAGGTAAAGTGACGGATGATGGACGTCTGAGATTGATCCACCGAGGGGAAGTTGTTGGCGATATGCCAGTGACGGCGCTTGTCGATGAGTGCCCGATTTACAACAAGCCATCGGCTGTACCAGCATACTATGAAGAGAATGCGAATGTAGATACGCTGCGCTATGACGAAGTGACGGATTTGAACGGGGCGTTGGACAAAGTATTATCCTCCCCTTCCGTAGCGAGCAAAGCGTGGGTATATAACCAATATGATTACATGGTTCGCACCAGCACAGCGGTTCAGCCGGGTTCTGACGCGGCTGTCGTGACAATTCGCGGTACGCGTAAGGGACTCGCTATGACGACGGACTGCAACGGGCGGTTTGTATATCTGGATCCAGAAGTTGGCGGACGTATCGCGGTTAGCGAAGCAGCGCGCAACGTGGTCTGCTCGGGGGCTGAGCCACTGGCGATTACGGATAACCTGAACTTCGGAAGCCCGGAGAAGCCGGATATTTTCTGGCAGATGGAAAAAGCGGTTGACGGCATGGCGGAAGCCTGTCGTGTGCTGGATGCTCCAGTTATTGGCGGTAACGTCAGTTTGTACAATGAGAATTCCAAAGGCGCAATTTACCCGACGCCGGTTGTCGGCATGGTCGGCCTTGTGCATGATATCGATCATATAACGACGCAAGGCTTCAAGGCCGAGGGAGATGTTGTATTCCTGCTTGGCGAGACGTTTGCTGAACTTGGCGGAAGTGAATTCCAGGCCGTCGTTCATGGCGTAACAGAAGGACGTCCACCGGCGCTTGATCTGAATGTGGAGAAAAAATTGCTGGATGGCGTATTGGCCGCGATTCAAAAAGGTCTTGTACAGTCTGCGCACGACTTGTCCGAAGGCGGCCTCGCCGTAGCCTTGGCCGAGTCCTGCATCAGCGGCCACCTTGGCGCAAAAGTCAATTTGCCGACAGAGCTTCGTCCCGACTTTGCTCTATTTAGCGAATCGCAATCCCGTATTCTGTTATCGGCGACGCCGGACAAGGCGGCCGAGCTGGAGCAATTGATCGCATCCTATGGCGTTCCGGTTCAAAACATCGGTCAGGTTACAGGCGACAATCTGGAGATTTCTGTGAACGCCCGCTCCGTGCTGAACAGACCGGTAAGTGAGCTGAAGCAGGTCTGGGAGGATGTAATTCCATGTCTGATGCAATAA
- the purB gene encoding adenylosuccinate lyase, with amino-acid sequence MIERYSRPEMRAIWTEENKFKAWMEVEICACEAWAELGVIPKEEAKLLREKASFDIERIYEIEQETRHDVIAFTRAVSESLGAERKWVHYGLTSTDVVDTALGYLLKQANEILEQDILNFIEVLREKAIAFKDTPMMGRTHGVHAEPTTFGLKMALWHEEMKRNLERFRRAADGVQFGKISGAVGTYANIDPFVEEYVCKKLGTQPAPISTQTLQRDRHAEYMATLALIATSLDKFATEIRALQKSEVREVEEAFAKGQKGSSAMPHKRNPIGSENISGLSRVIRGHMVSAYENVTLWHERDISHSSVERVILPDATMLLNYMLNRFGNIVKNLTVFPENMKRNMSRTFGVPFSGRVMTKLIDKGFSREQAYDTVQPRAMQAWETQRQFRELVEETPEITAVLSPDEIEDAFNPSWHLKHVDTIFRKLGLSG; translated from the coding sequence ATGATCGAACGTTACAGCAGACCTGAGATGAGAGCGATCTGGACTGAAGAGAACAAGTTCAAAGCATGGATGGAAGTGGAAATCTGCGCATGCGAAGCTTGGGCTGAGCTGGGCGTCATTCCGAAAGAAGAAGCTAAGCTGCTGCGTGAGAAGGCATCGTTTGATATCGAGCGGATTTACGAAATCGAGCAGGAGACCCGACACGATGTGATCGCATTTACCCGTGCTGTATCGGAAAGTCTCGGTGCAGAGCGCAAGTGGGTGCATTACGGGCTCACTTCCACGGATGTCGTCGATACGGCTTTAGGTTATCTGCTGAAGCAAGCGAATGAGATATTGGAACAAGATATTTTGAATTTTATCGAAGTTTTGCGTGAGAAGGCGATTGCTTTCAAGGACACGCCGATGATGGGGCGTACCCATGGTGTACACGCAGAGCCGACGACCTTCGGCCTGAAGATGGCTTTATGGCACGAAGAGATGAAGCGGAACCTGGAGCGTTTCCGCCGGGCGGCGGATGGTGTGCAATTCGGTAAAATATCCGGAGCCGTCGGTACTTACGCCAACATTGACCCGTTCGTGGAGGAGTATGTCTGCAAGAAGCTAGGCACGCAGCCGGCTCCGATCTCGACGCAGACGCTGCAGCGCGACCGTCATGCCGAATATATGGCGACTCTGGCGCTAATCGCCACATCGCTCGATAAATTCGCTACCGAAATTCGCGCTCTGCAGAAGAGCGAGGTTCGGGAGGTCGAGGAAGCTTTCGCCAAAGGCCAAAAAGGCTCCTCTGCCATGCCGCACAAGCGCAACCCGATCGGTAGCGAAAACATTTCCGGCTTGTCCCGCGTTATCCGCGGGCATATGGTGTCCGCTTACGAGAACGTGACGCTCTGGCATGAACGCGATATCTCGCATTCCTCAGTGGAGCGCGTGATCCTGCCGGATGCGACGATGCTGCTCAACTATATGCTGAACCGCTTCGGTAATATTGTGAAGAATCTGACGGTGTTCCCCGAGAATATGAAGCGTAACATGAGCCGCACGTTCGGGGTTCCCTTCTCCGGGCGCGTCATGACGAAGCTGATCGATAAGGGCTTCAGCCGCGAACAGGCCTATGATACGGTTCAGCCCCGGGCGATGCAGGCTTGGGAGACGCAGCGCCAGTTCCGCGAGCTGGTCGAGGAGACGCCGGAAATTACAGCTGTTCTAAGCCCTGATGAAATTGAGGATGCGTTCAACCCATCCTGGCATTTGAAGCATGTAGATACGATTTTCCGCAAGCTCGGATTGTCTGGTTAA